CTGTGTTCTTGTACCCATGAACAACTCCTGGTGGCACTATCACCATTCCAGGATAGTCCTCACCAAAATACTTGGTCATTATATTGCCATAAGTCTTTGAACTCTTTCTGTTGTCCCACAAACATACTTTGAAGTTTGAAGGCCCCAAAAAACAGAAATAATCTGTCTGATTTTCATGCTCATGCGGGCCTCTAGTTATCCCGGGGTAAGTCACAGATATATAAGACATTACAGGCAAATGCTCTTTTTCTAATTCATCTTCTCTAAATAGCTCGCAAAGCCAGCCTCTATCGTCAACATATTTTTTAAGTTCCTTTATCACAACACCATCAATTGGACGATTGGTGAATTTCATAACTCAACCTCCGAATAGTCTCCTATATGTAGGATTACACCTTTGTCCTCCTTTTTGCTGTAAACTTTCGCATGCCTTCCTATAAGACTTTCGTACAATCTTTTTAC
This portion of the Methanofastidiosum sp. genome encodes:
- a CDS encoding dTDP-4-dehydrorhamnose 3,5-epimerase family protein; the protein is MKFTNRPIDGVVIKELKKYVDDRGWLCELFREDELEKEHLPVMSYISVTYPGITRGPHEHENQTDYFCFLGPSNFKVCLWDNRKSSKTYGNIMTKYFGEDYPGMVIVPPGVVHGYKNTGTILGTVVNFPNKLFAGTKRKETVDEIRHENDKNSPFRID